In one window of Eleutherodactylus coqui strain aEleCoq1 chromosome 10, aEleCoq1.hap1, whole genome shotgun sequence DNA:
- the ATAT1 gene encoding alpha-tubulin N-acetyltransferase 1 isoform X1, translating to MEFEFDIHKIFLEPITKLDSTLLPQRRPLVSSSEAEKQIMKVLDDIGKASAKAQRLPAPITSASRMQTNQHHLYILKDCTPKTAGRGLVIGFLKVGYKKLFVLDRKGSHIEAEPLCILDFYIHESLQRHGFGKELFGFMLRIEQVEPQHLAIDRPSEKFLSFLWKHYNLRAVIPQVNNFVIFEGFFRDRKAPGRKLPPKRAEGEIKPYSLSERDFLRHEEGLPWPFSQGQSSLNRAGSLGSSPTRPRVIPREDEFVKSLRTCRPHSLQRAANGEQEDSSQRRRTSDMNVSRGLMAQRNCYSRYTCPSPPLLTRAPPTVDTTEEENEAEEGGDRGAAEAPHNQDKQSNMAFSEWTPGGVKSPVRYRQQVGHCRPDDCKTLSLEKPSWTVLGTVMNAQWIKRKQEMRGTRPW from the exons ATGGAGTTTGAGTTCGACATCCACAAGATCTTCTTGGAGCCGATCACCAAGCTGGACAGCACGCTGCTCCCACAGCGGCGGCCTCTCGTCTCCAG CTCAGAGGCCGAGAAACAAATCATGAAGGTCCTGGATGACATCGGGAAGGCGTCAGCGAAG GCCCAGCGATTACCGGCGCCCATAACCAGCGCTTCTCGGATGCAGACGAATCAGCATCATCTCTATATCCTGAAGGACTGCACCCCAAAAAC AGCCGGCCGGGGACTTGTCATCGGTTTCCTCAAGGTTGGATATAAGAAATTATTTGTACTG GATCGCAAGGGATCACATATAGAAGCGGAGCCGCTGTGTATTCTGGACTTCTACATTCACGAATCTCTTCAGCGCCACGGATTTGGGAAGGAGCTGTTCGGCTTCATGCTCAGA ATCGAACAGGTTGAACCGCAGCATCTCGCCATCGACCGACCGTCCGAGAagttcctctccttcctgtggaAGCATTACAACCTCCGCGCCGTGATCCCGCAG gtgaaCAATTTTGTCATCTTTGAAGGTTTTTTCAGAGACCGGAAAG CCCCAGGAAGGAAATTACCCCCCAAGCGAGCGGAAGGAGAGATCAAACCGTACTCCCTGTCTGAAAGAGACT TTTTGAGACATGAGGAAGGTCTCCCTTGGCCCTTCAGCCAGGGACAGTCGTCCCTTAACCGTGCCGGCAGTCTTGGCTCTTCTCCTACACGGCCCAGAGTCATTCCTAGAGAAGATGAATTTGTGAAGTCTCTCAGAACTTGCAGACCGCATTCACTACAGAGAGCGGCTAACGGTGAACAGGAGGACTCTTCCCAGAGGAGAAGGACCAG TGATATGAATGTATCCCGCGGACTCATGGCTCAGAGGAACTGCTACAGCCGCTACACGTGTCCCTCTCCGCCGCTTCTCACCAGGGCGCCACCTACAG TTGACACTACAGAAGAAGAAAATGAAGCTGAAGAAGG TGGTGACCGAGGAGCAGCAGAAGCCCCCCATAATCAGGATAAGCAAAGCAACATGGCATTCAGTGAATGGACACCGGGAGGAGTAAAAAGCCCGGTAAGATACCGGCAACAGGTTGGACACTGCAGACCTGATGACTGCAAGACTCTTAGTTTGGAGAAACCATCATGGACGGTTCTGGGAACAGTGATGAACGCACAGTGGATAAAGCGGAAGCAGGAGATGCGGGGAACTCGTCCATGGTGA
- the ATAT1 gene encoding alpha-tubulin N-acetyltransferase 1 isoform X2: MEFEFDIHKIFLEPITKLDSTLLPQRRPLVSSSEAEKQIMKVLDDIGKASAKAQRLPAPITSASRMQTNQHHLYILKDCTPKTAGRGLVIGFLKVGYKKLFVLDRKGSHIEAEPLCILDFYIHESLQRHGFGKELFGFMLRIEQVEPQHLAIDRPSEKFLSFLWKHYNLRAVIPQVNNFVIFEGFFRDRKAPGRKLPPKRAEGEIKPYSLSERDFLRHEEGLPWPFSQGQSSLNRAGSLGSSPTRPRVIPREDEFVKSLRTCRPHSLQRAANGEQEDSSQRRRTRGTATAATRVPLRRFSPGRHLQLTLQKKKMKLKKVVTEEQQKPPIIRISKATWHSVNGHREE, encoded by the exons ATGGAGTTTGAGTTCGACATCCACAAGATCTTCTTGGAGCCGATCACCAAGCTGGACAGCACGCTGCTCCCACAGCGGCGGCCTCTCGTCTCCAG CTCAGAGGCCGAGAAACAAATCATGAAGGTCCTGGATGACATCGGGAAGGCGTCAGCGAAG GCCCAGCGATTACCGGCGCCCATAACCAGCGCTTCTCGGATGCAGACGAATCAGCATCATCTCTATATCCTGAAGGACTGCACCCCAAAAAC AGCCGGCCGGGGACTTGTCATCGGTTTCCTCAAGGTTGGATATAAGAAATTATTTGTACTG GATCGCAAGGGATCACATATAGAAGCGGAGCCGCTGTGTATTCTGGACTTCTACATTCACGAATCTCTTCAGCGCCACGGATTTGGGAAGGAGCTGTTCGGCTTCATGCTCAGA ATCGAACAGGTTGAACCGCAGCATCTCGCCATCGACCGACCGTCCGAGAagttcctctccttcctgtggaAGCATTACAACCTCCGCGCCGTGATCCCGCAG gtgaaCAATTTTGTCATCTTTGAAGGTTTTTTCAGAGACCGGAAAG CCCCAGGAAGGAAATTACCCCCCAAGCGAGCGGAAGGAGAGATCAAACCGTACTCCCTGTCTGAAAGAGACT TTTTGAGACATGAGGAAGGTCTCCCTTGGCCCTTCAGCCAGGGACAGTCGTCCCTTAACCGTGCCGGCAGTCTTGGCTCTTCTCCTACACGGCCCAGAGTCATTCCTAGAGAAGATGAATTTGTGAAGTCTCTCAGAACTTGCAGACCGCATTCACTACAGAGAGCGGCTAACGGTGAACAGGAGGACTCTTCCCAGAGGAGAAGGACCAG AGGAACTGCTACAGCCGCTACACGTGTCCCTCTCCGCCGCTTCTCACCAGGGCGCCACCTACAG TTGACACTACAGAAGAAGAAAATGAAGCTGAAGAAGG TGGTGACCGAGGAGCAGCAGAAGCCCCCCATAATCAGGATAAGCAAAGCAACATGGCATTCAGTGAATGGACACCGGGAGGAGTAA
- the ATAT1 gene encoding alpha-tubulin N-acetyltransferase 1 isoform X3, with product MEFEFDIHKIFLEPITKLDSTLLPQRRPLVSSSEAEKQIMKVLDDIGKASAKAQRLPAPITSASRMQTNQHHLYILKDCTPKTAGRGLVIGFLKVGYKKLFVLDRKGSHIEAEPLCILDFYIHESLQRHGFGKELFGFMLRIEQVEPQHLAIDRPSEKFLSFLWKHYNLRAVIPQVNNFVIFEGFFRDRKAPGRKLPPKRAEGEIKPYSLSERDFLRHEEGLPWPFSQGQSSLNRAGSLGSSPTRPRVIPREDEFVKSLRTCRPHSLQRAANGEQEDSSQRRRTSSLNRPQSIHH from the exons ATGGAGTTTGAGTTCGACATCCACAAGATCTTCTTGGAGCCGATCACCAAGCTGGACAGCACGCTGCTCCCACAGCGGCGGCCTCTCGTCTCCAG CTCAGAGGCCGAGAAACAAATCATGAAGGTCCTGGATGACATCGGGAAGGCGTCAGCGAAG GCCCAGCGATTACCGGCGCCCATAACCAGCGCTTCTCGGATGCAGACGAATCAGCATCATCTCTATATCCTGAAGGACTGCACCCCAAAAAC AGCCGGCCGGGGACTTGTCATCGGTTTCCTCAAGGTTGGATATAAGAAATTATTTGTACTG GATCGCAAGGGATCACATATAGAAGCGGAGCCGCTGTGTATTCTGGACTTCTACATTCACGAATCTCTTCAGCGCCACGGATTTGGGAAGGAGCTGTTCGGCTTCATGCTCAGA ATCGAACAGGTTGAACCGCAGCATCTCGCCATCGACCGACCGTCCGAGAagttcctctccttcctgtggaAGCATTACAACCTCCGCGCCGTGATCCCGCAG gtgaaCAATTTTGTCATCTTTGAAGGTTTTTTCAGAGACCGGAAAG CCCCAGGAAGGAAATTACCCCCCAAGCGAGCGGAAGGAGAGATCAAACCGTACTCCCTGTCTGAAAGAGACT TTTTGAGACATGAGGAAGGTCTCCCTTGGCCCTTCAGCCAGGGACAGTCGTCCCTTAACCGTGCCGGCAGTCTTGGCTCTTCTCCTACACGGCCCAGAGTCATTCCTAGAGAAGATGAATTTGTGAAGTCTCTCAGAACTTGCAGACCGCATTCACTACAGAGAGCGGCTAACGGTGAACAGGAGGACTCTTCCCAGAGGAGAAGGACCAG CTCCCTCAACCGCCCTCAAAGCATTCACCATTAA